From the Vulpes lagopus strain Blue_001 chromosome 19, ASM1834538v1, whole genome shotgun sequence genome, the window TCACCTCATGATAAATCATCTCACTGTCCTCTGTAAGTAGAAATTCAATTTGGTTTGACATATTGAGTGATAttacaaatgaaatatattgGTGGAAACACAGAAATTAGAGGAGCATGTATCCTAATGTAAAACTTACTATCTTGTTGGACAGAAGAACTAGGAATTTTTCTGTTAATCAGAGGGAACCAGGAAAGGATTACATTGCAAACTGGCTTTGATGCCATCTCTACTATACCTAAAAcgttattttccatttctagtaATATACACAATATACACCTGGTCAATTGTGTAAGATCAAAGAATCATGAAGTTAGAAAGTATTGTGCGGTCTTCCTCCCCACTTCACCCCTAAACTTTGCTATTTATCTTCCTGGTTCCTTTGGGGAAATCATCACAGGATGTGGGTGGAATAAGAGCTAGCAGTAAGCTCTTCTGCTCCTGACATGAGCCATCCCTGGCGGGCCCACCCCCAATGTGGTGGGCTGTCAAGAAGAGTTCGTTGCCCCTTCTGATGCCATAATCCACCATGATCCTCCCATCTTCCAGCCTCTTGCCATTGCAAGTCACAATCTGTTTCTTAGGCATTATAGCAGTCTTAGTCTCTATTATCGTTTTACCTGGGCCAATGAGCTGGACTTTTGCACCTGGAAGAGGTGCCTCTCCCTTCATCATCTGACTCCACCAGAACCAAGGGCAACTCCTCATCACTGGGTTTCACCACCTTCAGAGTGAGGTGGATGGTCATCTCCTTGTCAATGCCAGATGATGACAGTTTCCTCTGGGGATTTAGAGTCTTGGAGCCCAGCAGAAGTACCTGGTACTGCACGGCAACCTTGGTCTTAGCCCAGACATGTTCACTGACCTTCTTCACTCAGTCCCTCTCATTAACAGTGAAGGTCGTTGATGTGCCTTCCTCAGAATGGACTGTCACCTGGGCAATCGTGGACAAAAGACCTGGAATCAGGTGCCTGGAGTGCCCGCCACCTGTCACGGCACTGTCCCCCCTTGGCCAGCCCcatcctcctgcctgcctgcccctcagCTCCTTACAAGATGTGGCCCACCCTTCTTTGGCCCTCCACTCCCAGAATTTCAAGCTTGTGACACAAGAAGATCAGTCTTATTCCTTTATAGGCTTACCTCTCATTCACCCAATGTCATTGGTGATTTCTCACATCATTTGCCTGCCTCTTGTCCAGATAAAGTCTGTCAAATGTTGAAAACTAAACACGACTACAATGCATCCAAAGTTATATACGGGCTGCTAAAAACAACCCCCAAAGAGAATTCCCAAGACTTGGCAGTGTGGGACACTCCTCACTGCCCTCCATGACTATGGTAGAAGGAGGCCCCAGCCAGGACACAAGGGTACCGCATTCCTGGTTTCTTTCTCCATGTCCCTCACATGTGACGGCAATGCTGTGTGCAGCGTGACTCTGTACCTTGTCTTGGTATCCACCTACTGCCAAACACAATGTCCTCCTGTAGGCAGACCAGGGTCTACTCCCAGAAGGCAGGGCCAGAGGGAAGTCTTCCCTCCATGATCTGACGCTGGGTGAGCAGACCGCTGCGTTGTCCCAGGAGAGCCTGGGAGGCCCTCGCTGCCACTTCCATCAGAACTGCCTTCCCTCTCTGGGCAGCACAGACCTTTCCTCACTGGACATGGGcccctctgtgcccagcatggccCTGATTCCAGCCCTTGGCACATGGCACAGACTCCTTATAGGGTCGTGGATCAGCTTATTAACAATGACAGTAAATGAGTTTTGTAAACctgtgggaggaggaaggtgacAAGCCCGGGGATCCCTAAACAGAAGAAGGTAAAGGGCTCTGGACAATATTTCCATAGTTTCAAGTTCTGCCGGCCCTCTGAGGGCAAAGCTCATTCCCATATCCTACCATGTCCCCTAACAGTGGCCAGTGAGGTCTGACAGAAGACCAGGGGGAGACCAATGACAGGCTTCTAGTCCCAGaaccttccttcccccttctgtAGATATCAGCTCCTATGCTGTCCCCTTCAGGTGCCTTCCCAGCCgctctgcctcccagcccccatgGACCCCTGAcattacccccaccccctggaggTTCCCCCACAAGCCTGCCCCAGGGCTCCAGCCCCTGTGAACCCTGACACTACACCTCACCCCAGGCAGgtgcttccctctccccctcaccacCTTCAAGCCCCCATGGAGGCAGGAAGCACTGGATGCCATGTGTGTGATGCAGGGAACAGAAGCAGGAGGCTGAGGAAGGAAGGGGACTTGTGTCCACTTATGTACAAGCTCGGTTGGAaagcccctgcctctgccctttgTTCTCCTATGATCTCAtgcattttctttcacttttgctttttctttcacttttgctAGGGCAGAGTCAGTAAACAAAGAATACTTTCTGATCAAAGACATCCCCGTCAGCGAATCCATCCACCCTCCtgtttatgaaatattctttacAAAGGACCTTACACCCCTGGGTCCTGAGCTCTCTAGGGCTCTTCCTATCCTGTTCCAGAACCTGCAGACCTAGTCCAGTACTTGGGACCATCCCAGGCCAACAGTCAAGTGCTGAGTCCCCCTTCCTTGTAGGACAGCACACATTGGCTCTCACCCCGGGTGACTCTGTTTCCCCACCTTGAAGGCTGGACACTTCCTACATATCCATGCTGCTGCTTCCTCCCTGGCTCTGGAGGTTTAGGTCCCAACAAAAAGGGAGGGCACAGGTTGTGTACCCTGGGGAGTTTCCTCAACTACTCTGATCTTCCTCATGTTCCAAAGGAATTAGTGCCCTCTCCCGAACTCTCAGGACAGACCCACAAAACCCATTctcaaaaaagcattttattaaaggTGCTCCCAATTTTTTCACAGTGAAAATCCCATTAAAATGCTAAGTTATCATCTCTTTTGCTCTGTTCTTAGTGACCATTTACGGTACATTCCCCACTAATGCATGTCAAATGATCCCATGTTCCTGCAGGACTTTCCCTCCTGGAGCACTTGGGTTTATAGAAGTGCCCATATAGGGTAATGTGATCCAAGACCCAATCCAGTAATTCACAGAACTTAACATAAATCACAGTCTTCTATTTGGAGCTCTGCTTACGTAGGGGTAAACTTGGGgaaattatcatttaaatgtCTTCTGTGGGGTGAACACACTTTGCAAACCCACAGGATGGGTGTGCAGCAAGCAGAGTGCCTGATGGACTTGGAAGCGGTGGGCCCTGCCCATGTCCCGTCAGGCCTCTTGCGGCTCCCATCACCCACTGTGAGTGGGAAAGAACCACCCTGCGGTCTTGGATCTCAGCAGTGGCCCTGCACCCAGCATCCAATAGGATCTGCGGGTTCTGAAGCATCACCAGTAACCGAGCAGGGTACTTGGGTTGAGGGTGGCTGGGAGCTAGCCGCAGCAGGAAGAAGAGACAGGGACGCTTCCAGAGCCAGACTCCTCACCTCCGCATTTCATCCGCATCTGTGACCTTCTTAGCCCTTTGCCTCATTTCTGGAAGGTAAAGCAGAGCATGGGCGTCTAGCGCTGCTTGGCATTAAATCACTTTTTCATCCTTCCCGTCTGCGGGTCCCCACCTTGGCAATCTACACCATCTTGGGGCTGATGCCCCCTTTCTCAGGGAGGCAGGGAACCTCAGCTCCTGCAGAGAGAGCCTGGGGATGACGTTCCTCAGGAGCCCACAGCCCAGACCTGAGCTGCAGATCTGCACAGTTCCGGGTTCAGTTCAGAGTTCCCCGCATGTGCCTGGACATACCACTGTCTGTTGCCAGGTCAGGAGCATGCGTCTCCTTCCAGGTCTATCCACTGTGTCAAGGACTTACAGGGGTACAAGATGTAAgcagcccctcctccaggaagccttccctagCTCTCTTCCTCAGAGCAAGTTTCTCCACCAGACAGATCCTCTGCTTACTTGTCTCTCACCCCCCTTAAACAATAGGAATCTCGGGCATCAGGacggtgattaggtcatgagggtagagtcctcatgaatgggattggtACCTTTggaagaagaggccagagagctaGGTAGCTTTCTTTCTGTCCTATGAGAATCCAAGAGGACAATCATCTGTAAACCAGGAAGCAGGTCCTCACCAGCCACAGAATCTGCTGGCACTTGAtctggacttctcagcctccagactgtgagaaataaattgtttattgttgttgttgttgtttttaaaaggacTGTGTTGTGATTTACGTGGGTCTCCAGCACTTCCTGGGTCTGCTGTCTGCTTAATATCTACCAAATGCATGAATGAACTAAACAAATAACTGTATAAGTAAGTGAATgaccaaaaatggaaaataacactTAATGAGTACTTATTGTATTTTGGGAACTACACGAGATATTGGTAAATGTAACCTTGAGTGCTCTAGGCTTCTCATGAGGTAAATATCAGTATCCCCACTGAGAAGCCAGCTGTGGTCACACCCACACTCATCTTAGCCAAAGCTGGTGAGCAGGTATTCAAAAGCAAACCTCTGCTTGCTTGTCCTCCTACTAATCCTCTCCCAGTGGAAGGGAAAGGGGGTGTGCCGGGCATGCTTGCCCTGGCATTATAGGAAGGATGCACATCAGATGAGGAGGAGAGACAAAAGACAGCAGAACTTGCATGGAGCCCAtgaggaaggagcaggagagcTCCATCTCCGTACGTGGGCAGGAGCATCCCTGGGTGCTGGGCAGTGGCCAACAGAGAGCCTGTGAGCCCACTAGGCACagcctgggggtggagggcagcgGCCCCAGTCCACTGTCACACTGGCCTCAGTGGGTGGGGATTTCCAGCACTGGGCCACTTCAGGGCCAGCCGGGAATGTTCCCAGGAAAACCTGGTCCAGGGGGTTCCCTATCCAGACAGGATCTGGATTCCGATAAACACTGTCCTTTCAAGGAATCTGAGTCCGGGACCTcactccctctcttccccctcctcccttcctctgggtCATTCCCATCCATGCCAAGGCAGGCCAAGGGCAGTCCTCATGCCTTCTTTCTGACCACATTTCAGATGTCATCCCAGGACCTGACCTCCGACCTCCTCCCCACTTCTTCACAGACTGCCAATcagactttcttttcctctgtgtcacaataaatgttttctgtttgCCCTTTGACAAATTCAGGGAACCAGCCGAGGTAAAAAGTCATGCAGATCTCACCAGGTCATAACACAAATGTCCCAGATACACACATACCTCCCAATGTGGCTGCTTTGCTGAGGGGCCATCTTGGGATGGTCACTGCCCCGCTGAAGCCTTACTGGAGCCTCCTTGGCTGATGGGCAGCCTTGGGCTGGTCACTGCTTCCCTGAAGCCCTCCTGGAGCTGAGACCTCCCTGAAGGAGACAGGTCTCCTTCATGGTGCTCAGGAAAGAGTTTCTAAAACTGCTGTGACATATAGAAAATTGCTTCAGAAATGCGAACCAAAGTCCCTCAAAAAACTACTGTGACTTTTCCCTTATTgatgattggaaaaaaaattcatccacTCTCAAAGGACAATTTGGAAATACTTATAcgtatttctggatttttccattatgttccattgatctatgtgtctatccttATGTCACAATGATACTGTCTTTATTCCTCAAGATTTATAACAAGTGATAATTTGTCCTTTACTTTACCTGGATGTCCTGGCATGATCCAGACCATGGGCCCTCTAGAAGCATCAGTGATGTGGAGGGCCTTGAGGGTTCATCTCCCACCCTCTGGAGCACATTTGTCTCACTAATCCTGTCTCATCCATCCTGCTTGATTAACAAGATGTCATcaacacttgatgggatgagcactggctgttattctgtatgttggtaaattgaacaccaataaaaaataaatctatttaaaaaaaccaagATGTCATCAACATGATGGAACAATGTGATGATTTCTGGAAGGTCCAGAAGGCCATGTCCAGAGGATGCTGGAGCTGCCTCATATAGTCTCATGAGAGCTGACGTAGATTTTCAGGCATTTTGCAAACCAGTTATTAAATtacagccattattaaaaataagttaatataaacttatagtaatttatattaaaagcagagataataaatatttaaaactgatcACATCCTTGTTACTTTACtatctcttatgattttttttacttttatttgcatttattttatgtagaATTTACTCTCAGGCcataaattcttatttcttcagtttcttctgggatatctttCTCTTTTGTGCAACCTAGACTTTTGGTTTAAGAACAATCTGCTCTTTCTCAGTAGGGATCATCTCAGTACAGCAGGGAGAACTCACATGTGGGTGAATCCAACCATGAACCTGGTAAGTTCTGGGCCACATTGTGGGGGCTTTgttcacctggatgtgctcaGTGACCAGAGAATCTACATCTAAACCCTTCAGCTCAGCATTACCCTCTGCATTTTTAAGCACGTGCAGTAAAGTTTCATCACTCTTTATGGGCCACCAGGCTGGCATAGTCACCATATTGTTGCTCACAGGTGTCATTTACCCACTTTCATTGCCTGCGTGCAGCCCCACTGTTTTGCCTGGGCACACCTCTCAGCCTCCGCCGTGGTAGCCACGGAGTGGCACACATTTTTTCTGCAGTGACATGCCTCAGGTACTGGGCTGGCTTTCAGATATGCATGGTCTTCATGGCCTGGGAAGTTTCATGTGTGTTCATAAAGTGAACCTCTTGATTGGCACGATTTTGTTGCGTTTTCTGGGTCAAGGTACTAGTGAGCCATTTTCAGAGATCACCTCAGGCCGCTAATGGGAAAAGctatatgttattattttctatGCTTATAGACATCTACTGTGTctgtgataaaaagaaaatactaaaaaaaaagaaagaaaatactacaaCATACTGCATGGGGATGTGTTACCATGAACATCACTCCAAATCTGCATTTTTGGTAAAGTCACACTGGCAGCTTAAAATCAGGTGTGGTACAAATATACACATTCAGAAATCAGCAAATAGGACAAATCAAGGCTTTTCTGTGTATATTATGGGCACATACTGTCCATGTCCCTTTGGACCCTATTATGACACCAGAGTCCTAAATGGATAGTTGTATACACGCCATGTAGATGCAAACTGCTCCCATCCTCCATCCTgatagtatttgaaaaaaaacacGTTGCCATTGGCCAAAAGCCACCTAACAGACCCCAAACCATGTTACTCAGACATGAAAGCTGCTGTTGGGGCTGCTACTTTTTTGAGTTTGTGGTGGCCCACTGTCATGCTCCAGGATCTACCTGGTGTTGTAGTGACCAGAGTGGTGAATGAAGTGGACATGATAGGAACAACCATCTCCTGCATCCTTTAGAGTGGCATCAATCTCTACCATTTCCTTTGGATTGATATTGCTCTGGACTTCCTGTCTTTGTGGGGAATGGGGTAGAGATTCAGGGCTCCTACCTGGCCTCCTCCCACCATAATCACTTACTCCACAAGCCCAAGAACCAATGTGGAGATTCTGCCAACCACCAAGTGTACATGTTCCAATGACACAGTCAGGTACTGTAAAAATGACTCCTGGGTAGGCCCATGGACCTCGCAGAGCCATTGTGATTTGGACCAGGGCCAGGTTGCCATGGATTAGTGTGAACCTCATGACCGCAATGGAGGATGGCATGGTAACACCTAAACTATGTTGTGTGAGGATTAGACCAAATGTCCTATGGGCTCTCCAGCCCTAGGGTGTTGTATTCTGTGCTGCTGCAGTCAGGTCCCACTCAAAGAGAAGTCGATGGAACAGAAGGAAGTTGAGAACTTTATAAAGTGGGATCCTAAATGGTTGGATCAGAGGCTTAAGAGGAATATCTAGAAGCCTGGGGCAGTCTCTGGAGGGCTAAGGAGGAGACCTGCTGGCTCTTCCTACTGATGGAAAGAAGTGGAGGTGAGCTCCTTACCCACGCAGTGATAGCGAACGCTGGCATGCTTCCTCTAGATATTCCCCTGCCCCTCTACAATAGTCAGGGACTAATCATCAGTGGACTGTGGGACCCCTGGGTCTTAATAGAATTAATGAGATCTTTCTCTCCATGGGACTGGTGTCATGCAATCCTTCCATGCCCCTGAGACAGCTTACCATCTCCCCAGCCTGAGGGCAAAGGCTATTCTCATGGAGAGGCCTCTGACCTCTCGGGCCTCACCTTCCCTGCAGGGACATGGTGGGCTGAGGTTGGCACATAGCCTCTGCAGCCAGCCCACCAAGGTTCAAATATCAGCTCTCATGCTCACTGACTGTATTGTCCAAGGCAACGGATGTCATCTttctctgcttcagattctttaaatcagagggagagggcacCCAGAGCAGCTCTGCGGACAACCAGAGATGAACTGGTAACTGTTTGGCAACCAGCTTTTTTGGGGGAGACACAGACCCTGCTTGAAGGACTGACCAATTTTCATGGCGTACTGCCGCCATGGCTCCTCCCAGCTGCCAATGGCATAATCCTCTCTCACAAAGTCTCCAAAAGTTACCATCAAGAGCAATCAGAGCTCCCCTGGGGGCTTCCTCCTTCTGGACTTCTCAGAACACCCAGAGCTAGAGAGAATCCTCTTTGTGGTTGTCATTTCCTACCTCCTGACTTGTGGGTAACACCCTCATCATCCTGCTGTCCGTGTGGGACCCCAGGTCCCACTCCCTGATGTACTTTTTCCTCTCCAACCTATCCTGCTTGGACCTCTGCTTTACCACAAGCTCTATCTCCCAGCTGCTGGTCAGCCTCTGCAGCCCAAAGACCACCAGCTTCCTTGGCTGCTTTGTTCTgctcttcatttttctgttcctAGGAACCACAGAGTGCATCCTCCTAACTGTGATGGCCTTTGACCTCTACATGGCCATCTGCCAGCCCCTCCGTTATATTACCCCTGTGCTGGCAGCTGGGGTCCATGGCCTGGGCCATCGGTCTGCTGGAGTCAGTGGTCCAGATGCCACCCACTCTCTACCTGCCCTTCTGTCCACACCGGCAGGGGGATGATTTCATGTGTGAGGTCCCAGCTCTAATCAGACTGTCTGGTGGGCACACCACCTACAACCAGATCCAGATGGCTGTCACCAGCATCCTCATCTTGTTTGTGCCTGCCAGTCTCATCCTGGTCTCTTACTGTGCCATTGCCCGGGCAGTACTGAGGATTAACTCAGCCAATCAGTGGAGAAAAGCATTTGAGACCTGCTTCTCCCATCTCGCGGTGGTCACCCTTTTCTACAGATCAGCCGTCGCTGTCTACCTCTAGCCCCAGAATGCCTATGCCCAGAAAGGGGCATAGTTCTTCTGTCTGTTCTATGCTGTGGGCACTGCAGAACTGAACCCTCATTTACACCCTGAAAACCAAGGAGGTAAAGAAGGCTGTCAGAAGGTTGCTGGGGAAAGACAGGGATACAAGGGAGAGCTGAGCCCGCTCTGTGTGCTTTCCAGTCCAGCAGTGGTCCTCAGAATCCTGTCAGAGGAGCTCCTCACACCTGTGCCCTCACTCATCCCCCCACACCCATGGACGAtagctgtgtgtgtgcacatgtgcatttCTGTGTGTGCCCTACTTGCACGGCAGAGCCTGGAAATGGGCTGAGGAGGGACACACACCTCCATGTGAAGCAGTCTACAAATCATTTTACTTCCTCTTTGCTCTATTTTGTCTTTAATGGTCTTTGCCTCCACCATGATGTGCCTAAACCGTCTGTCATAACATGGTTCCACCCCCATTTTGATCCCCGCCACATCATTTGCTTCTCTGCCCAGCTTTTCCACTTACTTATATTTTGCattgtccatccattcatcctcaCAAAGGACAGCAGGAGGGCAGCTGAGGTCAGGCCAGCTCTGAAACCAGCCCAAGAAATGCAATTTAGACCGAAGATCCAAGCCATGCATGCTCTCTTATGGTCTTCATGTGTCCCAGCTCTTTAGCTTGGGGACAGAGGAGCCAAGGGAGAAAGAGGTGAGGGTCATCTGGGTACCTGCATTTCTCTCCTCCTACATCAGAGGACACCTGTGTGCCACTATATCTCCACTCTCCGCCAGATCCCTATGGGTGACGTTGGGACCTGCATTTCACTGCACCACATCACTGGTCACCTCAGATATAGTGTTTCTCCCTACCCCCAACCCACAGGTTATCTCGGCCTCTCCATTCCCTCCCCCGGTGTCCAGGGATCACCTCGGCCTTTCCATTCCTTCCCATATTGTGCACAGGGTCTCCTTTACACCTCCATTCCTTCCAGCGGCATCCACTGGTCACCTAGGACCCTCCATTCCTTCCCTGGCATTCACGGGGACCTCTCTGCCAGTCTATTCCTTCCCTATTATCTACAGGGTCACCTcagccccacctccaccacccccagtctCCACTGGTCACCttggcccctcctccccacagtcGTCCAGGGGTCACCTCGTGTGGGCACCCCTTCTgcacacccaggagccccaggtcaACCTTAGAGCCAGGGGCGCCTCCAGCAGGTGGGCTCTGGCAGTCTCTGCCAGCAAATGGTGGCACTGCACCTGGCTTCAGGGCTGGGACCTAAGGACCCTTGGAGGTCATCATCAGTCCCACTCTCCACTCAGGAGAGATGGTGGGCAAGTCCAGGGAGCACAGGAGAGGCACACTTTTCTTTTATGGACAAAGGGGTGAGAGAAGAAGGCTGTTATGAAGTATTCATGCATCGCAGTAAATGGAGAATCGGAAGTCTGCTGGCTTCTCACTGCTGGAgctgctctgggggtgggggatgagaaagctccctccctcctgctggaACAGGAGACTGGTATCCATCTGCACCATCAAGTCCCCATAAggcccctccctctcttcctcctgttgGGGCTGCTGCCACCAGGAGTGGTGGGACTGACTACTCCCCCTGCTGGCCTCCCAGCTCTATGGCTCCTGTTCATAAAACAATCAAGAGGTCATACCAAGTGTATGAGTGCTTGGGTGTGTGGGAACCAGAGGATTCCCCCTGGAGGTTGGAGCCACCGCAGTGGGAGCagttaatatgaaatatttgccAAATTACCGTGTGTAAAGAGCTAAGCTGCCTTGCATATAATGATGGGAAGCTCTGATtaaggaggaaggcagagataTTAGGAATGCGAGTCAGCTACTGAATTGGATAATGCTGAAAAAGGGTCTCTTACAAATGTTTGAAGCCTGTGAAATTTAGGTCCTATGAGGAGGGGCACTTACCTACCCACCTAGTATAACACTTGAGTTGGAAGCATTTAAGGGATGGCATtgaatcatgaaatggacaaaagacatgaacagaaatctcacagaggaagacatagacatggccaacaagcacataaggaaatgctctgcatcactcgccatcagggaaatacaaatcaaaactacaatgagataccacctcacaccagtgagaatgggtaaaattaacaaggcaggaaacaaatgttggagaggatgtggagaaaggggaatcctctcgcactgttggtgggaatgtgaactggtgcagccactctggaaaactgtgcagaggttcctcaaagagttaaaaatagatctgccctacgacccagcaattgcactgttggggatttaccccaaagatacagatgcagtgaaacgctgggacacctgcaccccgatgtttacagcagcaatgtccacaatagctaaactgtggaaggagcctcggtgtccatcgaaagatgaatggataaagaaaatgtgacatatgtatacaatggaatattactcagccattagaaacaacaaatacccaccatttgtttcgacgtggctggaactggagggtattttgctgagtgaaataagtcaatcagagaaagacaaacattatatggtttcattcatttggaaaatataaaaaatagtgacagggaataaaggggaaaggagaaaaaaaggagtgggaaatatcagaaagggagacagaacatgagagactcctaactctgggaaacgaacaagaggtggtggaaagggaggtggatggggggtgggggtgacgggcaccgaggggggcacttgatgggatgagcactgggtgttatgctatatgttggcaaattgaactccaataataaaaaaagaaaactgtgtggagcttcctcaaagagttaaaaatagaactgccctacgacccaccaattgcactgctggggatttacctcaaagatacagatgcagtgaaacactggaacacctgcaccccgatgtttatagcagcaatgtccacaatagccaaactgtggaaggagcctcggtgtccatcgaaagatgatggataaggaagatgtggtctatgcatacaatggaatattactcagtcattaaaaatgacaaatacccaccatttgcttcgacgtggatggaactggagggtattatgtggagtgaaataagtcaatcggagagggacaaatgTTATAtcgtctcattcatttaggggatataaaaaatagtgagagagaataaggggaaaggagagaaaatgagtgaaactATCA encodes:
- the UBD gene encoding LOW QUALITY PROTEIN: ubiquitin D (The sequence of the model RefSeq protein was modified relative to this genomic sequence to represent the inferred CDS: inserted 2 bases in 2 codons), with translation VKKVSEHVWAKTKVAVQYQVLLLGSKTLNPQRKLSSSGIDKEMTIHLTLKVVKPSDEELPLVLVESDDEXERHLFQVQKSSSLAQVKXIIETKTAIMPKKQIVTCNGKRLEDGRIMVDYGIRRGNELFLTAHHIGGGPARDGSCQEQKSLLLALIPPTSCDDFPKGTRKINSKV